From one Neofelis nebulosa isolate mNeoNeb1 chromosome 4, mNeoNeb1.pri, whole genome shotgun sequence genomic stretch:
- the ABHD14A gene encoding protein ABHD14A isoform X5 produces MVAALFGCWFRVGGARSGMSGPVIPVGRTVVQTSMSRSQVALLGLGLLLMLLLYVGLPGPPEQTSWLWGGPNVTVLAGLTPGNSPIFYREVLPLHRARRVEVVLLHGKAFNSHTWEQLGTLQLLAQRGYRAVALDLPGFGNSAPSKEASTEAGRAELLERVLRDLEVRNAVLVSPSLSGRYALPFLIQGHHQLRGFVPIAPASTQNYTQEQFWAVKTPTLILYGELDRILARESLRQLRHLPNHSVVKLRDAGHACYLHKPQDFHLVLLAFLDHLP; encoded by the exons acTGTGGTACAGACCTCCATGAGCCGGTCCCAGGTAGCCCTGCTGGGCCTGGGCCTGCTGCTCATGCTGCTACTGTACGTGGGGCTGCCAGGCCCCCCTGAGCAGACCTCCTGGCTCTGGGGAGGCCCCAATGTCACAGTCCTGGCTGGTCTCACCCCTGGCAACTCCCCCATCTTTTACCGCGAGGTGCTCCCACTCCACCGGGCACGCAG ggtggaggtggtgctgcTCCATGGAAAGGCCTTTAACTCCCACACGTGGGAGCAGCTGGGCACACTGCAGCTGCTGGCGCAGAGGGGCTACCGGGCCGTGGCCCTTGACCTCCCAG GTTTTGGGAACTCAGCACCTTCCAAGGAGGCAAGCACAGAGGCAGGGCGGGCAGAACTGCTGGAGCGAGTGCTTCGAGACCTGGAGGTGCGGAATGCCGTGTTGGTGAGCCCCTCTCTGAGTGGCCGTTATGCCCTGCCCTTTTTGATCCAAGGCCACCACCAGCTGCGTGGATTCGTGCCCATCGCACCCGCCTCCACCCAGAATTACACCCAGGAACAATTCTGGGCCGTGAAG ACCCCGACTCTCATCCTGTATGGGGAGCTGGACCGCATCCTGGCTCGGGAGTCACTGCGGCAGCTCCGTCACCTGCCCAACCACTCCGTGGTGAAGCTGCGTGATGCAGGCCACGCCTGCTACCTCCACAAGCCTCAAGACTTCCACCTTGTCCTCCTTGCCTTCCTTGACCACCTGCCTTGA